A window of the Balaenoptera acutorostrata chromosome 13, mBalAcu1.1, whole genome shotgun sequence genome harbors these coding sequences:
- the HCAR1 gene encoding hydroxycarboxylic acid receptor 1, translating to MENGSCCLIQGDPISQVMPPLLILAFVLGALGNGIALCGFCFHMKTWKPSTIYLFNLAVADFLLMICLPFRTDYYRRHRQWAFEDIPCRVALFMLAMNRAGSIVFLTVVAVDRYFKVVHPHHMVNAISNRTAVGIVCALWTMVVLGTLYLLMENHLCVQEKTVTCESFIMESANGWHDVMFQLEFFLPLSIILFCSFKIIWSLKRRQHLARQTRMKKATRFIMVVAVVFITCYLPSVSARLYFLWTVPTSACDPSVHVALHVTLSFTYVNSMLDPLVYYFSSPSFPKFYSKLKIHSLRPKRPGHSKRPEEMSISNLCRKSCISVANSFQSQSDVQ from the coding sequence ATGGAAAACGGGTCGTGCTGCCTCATCCAGGGGGACCCCATCTCCCAGGTGATGCCGCCGCTGCTCATCCTGGCCTTCGTGCTGGGCGCCCTGGGCAACGGCATCGCCCTGTGTGGTTTCTGCTTTCACATGAAGACCTGGAAGCCGAGTACCATTTACCTTTTCAACTTGGCCGTGGCCGACTTCCTTCTCATGATCTGCCTGCCCTTTCGGACAGACTACTACCGCAGACACAGGCAATGGGCCTTCGAGGACATCCCTTGTCGGGTGGCACTCTTCATGCTGGCCATGAACAGGGCTGGGAGTATCGTCTTCCTCACGGTGGTGGCCGTGGACAGGTATTTCAAAGTGGTCCACCCCCACCATATGGTGAATGCCATCTCCAACCGGACTGCAGTTGGCATCGTCTGTGCCCTTTGGACCATGGTCGTCCTGGGGACTCTGTATCTTTTGATGGAGAACCATCTGTGTGTGCAAGAGAAGACCGTAACTTGTGAGAGCTTCATCATGGAGTCGGCCAACGGCTGGCACGACGTCATGTTCCAGCTGGAGTTCTTCCTGCCCCTCAGCATCATCTTGTTCTGCTCCTTCAAGATCATTTGGAGTCTGAAGCGGAGGCAGCACCTGGCCAGGCAGACTCGGATGAAGAAGGCTACCCGGTTCATCATGGTGGTGGCGGTTGTGTTCATCACCTGCTACCTGCCCAGCGTGTCGGCCAGACTATATTTCCTCTGGACGGTGCCTACCAGCGCCTGCGATCCCTCTGTCCACGTAGCCCTCCACGTCACCCTCAGCTTCACCTACGTGAACAGCATGCTGGACCCCCTGGTGTATTATTTTTCAAGTCCCTCATTCCCCAAATTCTACTCCAAGCTCAAAATCCACAGTTTGAGACCTAAGCGTCCAGGACACTCCAAGAGGCCAGAAGAGATGTCCATTTCAAACCTCTGTCGCAAGAGTTGCATCAGTGTGGCAAATAGCTTCCAAAGCCAATCCGATGTGCAGTGA